AGGCGGTGGACCGCCTGGATGGCGCGGGGGGTCAGGACCTTGTCCTGGGTGACCAGGGTGCCGTCCACATCCGCGATCAGCAGGCGGATCTGTAGCGGCCCTTCCTGGGAGCGATCGGCGCGTGCCCCCGTCATCGGTTCCTCCTCTCCCGGGATCTGCCCTGCGCGGGTGGACCCGCGTCTCCCGAGCGCGTCAGTCGACCGGCCGCGGCTTCATCGACGAGCCAGGTGACCGTCCCGTCTACGGGAGAGACGGCCGCCGCCGGCCGCGCCGCACGGCCGGGACGACCCTCCAGCACGTCTTGCAGCGCCTCGGCCTTGTTCGGACCGACGACCAGGAACATGATCTCGCGCGCCGCATTCAATACCGGGAGGGTGAGCGTGATGCGCTCCACCGGCGGCGGGAGGGTTCCGGGCGGGCTGGCCACCACCCACCGATCCGTCACCCGCAGGGACGCGGCGCCTGGAAAGAGGGACGCGGTATGCCCGTCATCGCCCAGACCCAGCAGGACCAGGTCGAATCGTGGCGGATCACCGCTCTCACCGACCCCGAAAGTCCTGCTGAGCGTGGCGGCGTATTCCTGAGCGGCGGCGGTAGCGCTTCCGAGGCGTGTCGGTACCGGAAACACCCGGCTGGCGGGTACGGAGGCCGGCTTCAGCAGAGTCTCCTGCACCATGGCGAAGTTGCTGGATGGATCGTCCGGCGGCACGAACCGCTCGTCCCCGAAGAACAGATACGTATGAGCCCAATCCATCCGGCCGCGGCGGGGCGGCTGCGCCAGCAGCCGGTAGCTCTTCTTCGGGGTCGAGCCGCCCGCCAATGCCACCATGGCGCGGCCGCGGACCCGGATGGCCTCCCGCGCGACCTGCACGATCTGATCGGCGGCGTGCGCCGCCAGCTCGTCGCCGTCCTTGAATATCCTCAGTGGCGAAGACATGATCCTTCAGCCAGCCACCTGGGTCGCTTCGCCCTTTGACGCGATGGACTTCATCAACTCGTCCCAGGACCGGACGAACGCTATCGCTCCGTCCTCCTGAAGGCGGGCGGCCAGGGCATCGATATCGATGCCGGCCTTGGTGAACTCGGCGAGGACTTCCTCGCAGTCACCGCCGTGGGCCGGCATGACGGCCCCGAGCCGGCCGTGGTCCGCGAGGGCTTTCAAGGTCCTCTCCGGTATGGTGTTGATCGTGAGCGGCGCGGCGAGCGACGTGATGTAGAGCACGTCGGACGCCTTCGGGTCCTTGGTGCCGGTGCTGGCCCACAGGAGCCGCTGAACCCGCGCCCCGGCGTTCGCCAGGCGCTGCCAGCGCGGCGAGTCGAGCAAGTCGCGGTACGCCTTGTACGTCCGCTTTGCGATCGCGATACCGAGCCGATCGCGCAGCGCATCAGGTGCCTTGCCCATCACCGCAACGTCCCAGCGGCTGACGAACAGCGAGGCCACCGAGAAGACGTCGGGCTTCAGCCCGGCGGCGAGCCGCCGCTCGATGCCCCGCAGGTACGCTTCGGCAGCCGCGACATACTGCTCGCGGGAGAAGAGGAGCGTCACGTTGATCGGCACGCCCGCGAAGGTCGCCTCCTCGATGGCAGGGAGACCTTCCCGAGTTCCCGGGATCTTGATGAAGAGATTGGGCCGGTCCGCGCGGTCGTGAAGCTCCTTGACCGCCGTGATGGTGCCGGCCGTATCGTTCGCGAGCAGCGGTGAGACCTCCAGCGACACCCAGCCATCCACGCCGCCCGTCTGATCGTGGATCGGCCGGAACAGATCGGCGGCTTGTCTCAGGTCCTCCAGTGCCAGCTCGAAGAACAGCGATTCGCGCGACTCCCCGTCCTTCCCTTTCCGGCGGATGGCCTCGTCGTAGTCATGACTGTTTTTGATGGCGTGATCGAAGATGGTGGGGTTCGACGTGAGCCCTGTCACCGAGAACTCCTGGATATACCGGCGAAGCGTACCGCTCATCAACAGACCGCGGGTGATGTTGTCGAGCCAGAGGCTCTGACCCATCTCATGGAGCTCTTGAGTCGCCTTCATCAGGACACCTCCCTGGGTCGGGGCTGGTGCGAGCCTCCGACGGGCGCCGACCGGATCCGCGACGCGACAGGCCGCCTCGCGCCCGCGGCCGGCGTCAGATGCTGGCCAGCTCGCCAAAGTACTCGTGGTCCTCGTTGTAGCCGCCTTCGCCTCGATTGATCGACCTGACGTCCTCGACGAATTCGATCCCCTGGACCCACTTGACCATCTTGAAGCCGAGCTGGTTCTCGACCCGCAGGCGCAGCGGGGCCCCGTGG
The genomic region above belongs to Gemmatimonadales bacterium and contains:
- the pgl gene encoding 6-phosphogluconolactonase, producing MSSPLRIFKDGDELAAHAADQIVQVAREAIRVRGRAMVALAGGSTPKKSYRLLAQPPRRGRMDWAHTYLFFGDERFVPPDDPSSNFAMVQETLLKPASVPASRVFPVPTRLGSATAAAQEYAATLSRTFGVGESGDPPRFDLVLLGLGDDGHTASLFPGAASLRVTDRWVVASPPGTLPPPVERITLTLPVLNAAREIMFLVVGPNKAEALQDVLEGRPGRAARPAAAVSPVDGTVTWLVDEAAAGRLTRSGDAGPPAQGRSRERRNR
- the tal gene encoding transaldolase, coding for MKATQELHEMGQSLWLDNITRGLLMSGTLRRYIQEFSVTGLTSNPTIFDHAIKNSHDYDEAIRRKGKDGESRESLFFELALEDLRQAADLFRPIHDQTGGVDGWVSLEVSPLLANDTAGTITAVKELHDRADRPNLFIKIPGTREGLPAIEEATFAGVPINVTLLFSREQYVAAAEAYLRGIERRLAAGLKPDVFSVASLFVSRWDVAVMGKAPDALRDRLGIAIAKRTYKAYRDLLDSPRWQRLANAGARVQRLLWASTGTKDPKASDVLYITSLAAPLTINTIPERTLKALADHGRLGAVMPAHGGDCEEVLAEFTKAGIDIDALAARLQEDGAIAFVRSWDELMKSIASKGEATQVAG